From Solanum stenotomum isolate F172 chromosome 2, ASM1918654v1, whole genome shotgun sequence:
CCAACAGCAAGCAGATCTTGAAGCCATGCAGCAGTGAACTTGACATCTTGCACTGTCCAAAAGCCTTCTTCAGCCATTGCATAGCTTAACTCCAAAATCTTTTCAAACAACCTGTGTTTACTGGATCTCCACGCTACCAAAAACTTTGTTAAACGGCCAACATTCACGTGTAGATCTTTCTCTTCTGAAAAAGGGTATCCCTCGATTCTATCATACCGATGAATAGTGGGAGGATACACCACAACATACCCACCAATCTCCCATAACAGCCTCTGTGTCCAATATCCTCTTAAAACATCAGAAGCCATTGTACTAACAGAAACCGGGAGCATCAAACCCCAAAATGCAGATGAATGAAAAAGCGTATTAAATGAATTAACCGGAACCATCATACCCTGGGGCAATGCCACTTTCGGGGCATGCTCATCAAATCTAATATCAAATGCTTCAAACCCTGCCTTCCTAGTAAAATAGAACACCGAATCCACATCCGGTAAACCATTCGAGATCCCTTGCTGGATAAGCTGCTTTCCACCAAAAATCTCAGTATAAAACTCCTCATGTCCAATTTCACCCACATTTTCCAATGGCAAACCTCTCGGCCAAACAGACCGTTGCCCAAAATGGATATACGGGTTCACCACAGTCCTATTAGGATTATCATGACTATATTGCAAAATCACTTCTTGCCTAGCATCCTCACCAAtcaattcaacatcaaaatgTTTACCAATATCATCATCAATCACATCACCGCGATCATCCACATCCAAAATCTTTTTAGCACCATGTTGTATAGCAAACAAATAACCAACAGTTTTTCTAACATAAGAATCATAAGGCAAGTAATCTACAACCCTGAATCCTAACTTAGCTTGCATTTCCAAAGACAAGAAAATTGTACCTTTCAAGTTCCAATCTTTAGGGGTTTTCGAGTTCCCAACTGCAAGAACCTGCCACCCTTTGATCCTCCCAAGCTTTCTAAGCGAATCCGACGGGTAATCTGAAACAGAAACCACAACCCATTTCTCAGATCGAAAATTTGCATAAGGAGTAGACTTATCTAAGATAGCTGGTATGTTATTCCAGTTGATTTTGGGGAATTCGGGTCTGATGGAGTGAGTTTGAGTTGACTGTAAGCAGAGGAGAGTAGTGGTGTCACCAGCAGCACTACGAAGGTAGAAAAAAATAGCAATGGTGGAGATTAAGAGCAAAATGGTGAGGATTTTGTAAAGATTTTCAGAAACCCATGTGGAAAAATCAAGATTCTTGGCTCCATTGAAACGATTTGGGGTTCTTGATAGAGGAATTGATGATCTTTCTCTAATGGGTTTTGGTCCTTTTGGTGATTTAGAAACACCATCTTCACGATCTTGGACTAACATTGAAATCCCACCACCTCAATTTTACACACACACAAGAGTAAAATGagagctttattttttttgagttcttgaaactCAAGTGTTAGATTCTTCAATCTAGCATTTGACTTGAGACTGAAAATGCTAAAAAAGTTTGTGTTTTTGGGTATTTGCCGACAAGGGATGGGAGGGGTGGGGTGACGGGGGTGGGTTCCTTTAGCTTGAAGGTTAACTTCAGTTGGGGTAGTTTGGTGAGAGGTGCACTTTTGGACTCTACcatttctacttttttttaattatgtttgttGATCTGGAGattgggtggccaataacaCAAGAATAGACAAATCAACTAACTTAAAGAGATGACATTGAACGATCTGGTGCAACGGATGAAGTTATTCTCTCTTAATCAgaagttttgattttaaatgCTGGAGATTCAATAATAGTACTTGACACGAAGAGTTTTTTCCTTAAATGAACCCTCCACGATAAGAATCTTAATTAATCGAACTTCACTAAAACACTGAATAACAATGATTTGGTGCAACATATAAGATTGCTTCTTTCTTAATCAGAAAATTTGATTTCGAGCGTTGAAGATGAAATAATACTTTACAGGAAGAGTTTCTCTTGAATGAACCCTACGCGACAAGAATCTTAATTAGTCGAACTTCACTCAAACACTAAATGAAAATGATTTGGTGCAGCTGATAGAATTGCTTCCTTCTTAATCAGAAATTTTGATTTCGAGTGTTGGAGATGAAATAATACTTGGCAAGAAGAATTGCTCCTGAATAAACCCTACACGACAAGAATCTTAATTAGTGGAACTTCACTCGAACACTAAATGAAAATTATCGGGTGCATCAGATGAAATTGCTTCTCTCTTAATCGGAAGTTTTGATTTCGAGTGTTGGAGATAAAATAATACTTGATAGGAAAAATTTCTCCTGAATGAACCATACGTAACAAAAATCTTATTTAATCGAACTTCACTTAAACactaaatgaaaaataaactaACTCAAAAGATATTtagtaaaagaaagaagaaatcaaCTCAATGGATGAAAACATAAAagtcaagaaaaagaaaggcaaaagagaacttaactttatgtgtaagttatttATTAGGAAAATTAAGGTTAATATTGGAAGGTTTTCACATAAGTTTACAAAGAAGTTTAAATtacataaaagaaattgaactatctataataagaaaatatatgacTTATTTTGTATGACAATCTAAAATAGTTCAGGTCGTAACGACAAGTTAATTAGGAATTTTACAAGTGATAGTGTAGAATTAAAGAAGAGACTGAActagctttttaaaaaaatatgaccaAGATTTAAACACTTCTGATTAAAATTGATACATTACTCTCGTAAACTAATTACTTTTACgtataatataaatagtattTATGTGAGATGTAAATTGCTCGAATTAGtagagtaaaaaaaaaggtaaaaatgatCAATGGATCCTAGTGTTATCAGAGAGCTTTCATTTGGTTCTACCTCGTTCTATATACATGCAACTGCAAATTTAACTTGAAGTGCTTTcacttaaatttgaggaataaaCTATATGCCAACTTTATACCCAAAATGTCTCAATTTGAACTATCATCCATACTCCATGCCTTAGTTAGACTTTAGTCATTCCTACTTTAAACCTATGATTTTGAATAACTTCAATTCTGAATAAAATTTTGAGGCAgctaaactttaaaaaaattgtaaccttggcaattttttaaaataaaataaatagtgcTATTTGTGCAATTCGCCCCAAAATCAGGGCCAAAAATTGGGTTCTATTATAGGTCCAATGTGATGCAAGCAAAATTTGGGTCATTTGCATTTTTGTCCCATGTTTTGTGatggtctttaatttttgtttacaAATAACTTTTTTGTGAGATACAAGTATATATCTTCCCATCATAATATCCATAAGACATATCTAAACATACTTTAGTttttaaagaattgaaaaaagactcaaatacgtcatcgaactttgagaaaaagctcatctatgtcatccgttaaaagtttagCTTATCTGTGcattttcgtttgagaaaaggttcatccatgccattatctattaactaaaaaaagttttggttttgcaattttttttacacGTGGTCAACTATGATTCGGgtacataattaattaaatcatttaaaaaaaaagaaaaggctcaaatatgtcatcgaactttTGAGAAAAGGCTGATCTACGTCATCCGTTAACAGTTTGGTTCATCTACGCCATTTGAGTTGACAAATAATGAAatggatgagccttttctcaaacgaaaatgGCATAGATGTGCCAAACTTTTAatgaatgacataaatgagccttttctcaaagttcgatggTATATCTGAGCCTTTTCCCAAATGAATTTATACCCCACCAGGTATAAGTTCGATTGCTAAATAAGAGTAACAAAAATCAAAGACCGATCCATTTGAaggacaaaaattaaaagaccATCACATTTTAAGGGCAAAATGTTAATACATCCATCTCCTTCGTACTTCGACCACCCTATCCATTCCTGCACTAACAAGTAGGAGCTTGTTTATGTGATTCGTTGCACTTGCCTGCACCTATCGACTAATTTTATTGCCTATCAATTAGTGAAACTTTTTTGATTGCACAAATCACTATGCTTCGCgtttttctatatataacaATACACATCTTGATTGTTGCGGTCTCTACGAGTAATAGCAAGAGAGTGGGCCGAATATTGGGCCGAACCCAAAGAAGCATACTGGATCTTATATAAAGCCCATTTCGTAGTCCGTAATCAGCAAgtaacccaaaaaaaattaactttaacgcgccatttttcaaattttgcatAGAGAAACAAAAATAACGTTGAAGAAGTTTAACAatggaagatgaagaagaagcaTTTCCTAATGAAGATGAACTTCATGTTGCTTCTGCTCTTCTCCTTTTATCAAATACACATTCTCCATCACCCAAGTATAACGAATTTATAATTTCTATCGAATTCGAGTTACTGAAATTGTTGctattatgagttttttttttgcatgtttttAATGAATCGAAGTTTCTATCGAATTTGAGTAACTGGAATTGTTCCTATTATGAGTTTTttgcatgtttttttttacaaaatttgaaatttctatCGAATTCGAGTAACTGAAATTGTTgccattatgagttttttgggGTAATTTTGCAGAGTGAAGAGCATATCAGCGGCATTGAGTTATACGTCTTCGGTATCGGATTCGAAGTCGAAATCGACTGATTCTTCAATTGTAACAGCTGATGATGATGATACACATTCTCCATCTCCTAAGTataatgaaatttgaaatttctctTGAATTTGAGTTCCTGAAATTGTTGCtattgtgagttttttttttgggaatatTTTGTAGAATGAAGATCATATCTGAGATTTCACAGATAGCTGCATTGAGTTACACGACGTCGGTATCGGATTCGAAATCCAAATCGACTGATTCTTCAACTGTAACAGTTGATGATTTTGATACACATTCTGCATCTCCAATGTATAacgaaattcaaaatttctctCGAATTTAAGTTACTGAAATTGTTGCTATTATGGACTTGCTTTGCGTGTTTTTTGTTGGTAATTTTGCAGAATGAAGAGCATATCTGAGACTTCGCAAATAGCTGCAATGAGTTATGCGACGTCCGTATCAGATTCGAAGTCCAAATCGACTGATTCTTCAACTATAACAGCTGATGATTACGACGATGAGGATGctgattatgatgatgatgcCTCGTTTGCTGAGGCTAAAGCAAATGCTCGTCGGATTAAGATGATTCGGATGATTCGTGTCATTAATAAGCTCAAGGTGATCAGTTTTACTgttaaagttgaaaaaaatgaagtattGCATGAAAATGAACGCGATCtagatttttttattgttattctAGTTTGCTTTTATTGAATTATCAGTTTATTATATTCTTCGATCTGTTATGAAGCTGCTTCTTCAGTGCTTCGTATTGGattgttttttgaattttcatagTTACACTGCTCTGTTTTCTCAGTGTTATGAATTGCGGAATCGACGATTTAGAACGAATCAGTTTTTTTCTAGCTTTGATTGATGTTTAGatgttttgagtttttgaattttCGTTCCTTCAAATCTACAAAGTTCCGCTACTCTGTTTTCTCTGTTCTTCGATTAGAAAATTGACGCTTGATAATCGATTCGACATTCTCTGTTTTGTAGGTGGTGCGAAGGAGACGATCTAAGAGCTTATGCATTTCCGATTGCCTGAAAATCAGCTCCGGCAAGCCGAAATCGGCGTTTTCTCTGGCTACCTCTTGCACATCAGCTTCGTCGTGCGTGTCCATTGGCTCTACTGCCGCCGGCGACATCTCAAGCGGCGGAAGCTGTGAGGCTAATAGAGTAGTACCAAAGGAAAGAGAGTGTGTTCCGAGGAAGATGAAGGTGATTTTCTCAGCTAATATGCGGCGTCGAGCTGAAGCCATATTGAAGGTGTTGTCATCTCATGGTTGTGCTTCTGAAGTTAGGATTCGTCAGCTACTTGGTGATAGCCCTGATACCAGCAAAGCCTTGAGAATGTCAGTCTCTCTCTCTCCCAGTAGTAGATCTCGGGCCTATGAATGGGGATATTTTTCGAGGGCCCAAATAATCATCAAATCTATTCCTATCTAACGAAATAGTGCGTACAAATCATCAATGCATAGTGTACAACTGCATGATGTTTGTGATAGTCTAACATTGTGACTTTTTTCTTGTGTATGTTTGGTTATTTCAGATTGTTGAGACTAGAAGAAGTGAAGAGGACAGGGGCAGGAGGTCGCACTGATCCCTATGTTTATGTGGTAAGTTAATCAATTACTACTATTTAATCTAGGAATATCAAAatgtttatttaaaatataaaaaattgtcatTAAATCTTTTTACACTTTCTAACTTTCAGTATCATTTTGTCTAATGtttttcaaccttttattttaaatctttttgcTGCAGATAAGTTGACAAGTTAGACAACACCAAAAAAGTAGTGGATCAAGTTTGTAGATTCCACTTGGAAAATAAATTACCCAAGAGAGGCtggatatattttttatataaataaattagacaAAATTATAATTCCAAAGTTTATTTTACTAGACTAGAGAATCCAAGCCAACCAAAATGGTGATTTACTTTACTTTGTATTGAGACGACTCACTTGAAAATTTACTATACTACAGTATTTACGATTCTTCTTGGTTATTATGGTTCAAAAAGAAGGAGAATATAATGTTACAAATTCGACATTTGtatgaattttatcattttatggtagaattttgaacttgaaccaataatgttttaattttttttacctgcCTATACATTTGGCTTTCTTCAAAATTACAGCTTACAATATTATTTAGAGATTGTTGGCCAATAGTTTTCATATAACAACAAACACAAGTAGGTATTTAAAGTGCTCAATTAAGCCGTCAAGAGTGTGCTTCAGTGGTCAATAAAGACAATGAGATCTAAGGTTCAAATGCAAGTATTAGTAATGTCGAGATTGGTTagaattatgaaattattagTAATGTAGAGATTAATTATAAGAGAATTTATGTAGTATTATTTTATGTCTGCCTAACTCACTTCCAAATCAGTTACCAAAGGTTTCCCTAGataatttctttctatttattttgcAATCAAATCCTTgaaactgtcacgacccgatttctcaagtcatgatggcacctactataacccaccaacaggtaagccaacccgtaacccggaacaacaagtaatgggtctgagggtagaaactaaacaagagtagacaaataacaatataaacaggcaaaagcaaaccaaaacatatatacaaataaagatccctcccataACCTCGAAGTCACTAGTACACGCTTTTATTAtagttaaattttaatcaaGACGCAGATGATATATGGATTTCAGAATTTTGCTCTGATTGTCTCTCAAGTAGCCAAACAAATTGTTTTAATCTTTTCCATGTTTTATTGCATTGATCAAGTAGGAAACACTATTCTAGTAATGTTCTTTTTGTTGGATTGTTTTCCAAGTTGCATACAAAAGTGTTATGTGGAAGGTATGAAATTATTTCAATGATCTTTTTCCAGAACATAATTTGCATGACGCAGTTTAAAGGCCTTCCTTTGGGTTCTTTTCCATGAGATGTCAGATAAAAAGTTCAATTATCTTTGCCTCTGGATGTCCCTATTGGACCGCTCATATGCAAGCATATTAATACATAACTTCGTCTTAGTTTAAAAGTGCTTTAATGGAACTAGAGTACtgtattattttgttttgtgtgATATTTCGTTGCACTTCGTTAAATAGGAGACCAGATGGAAGAGTTTTCCACTCCTGCGAAGAGGTGTGATACTACTACTTTAGTGACGGTGGATGGCATCACCATTTTTCTTAGTGGTTTCATTAATAGGTGTCGAACTCTTCAAATGGATTCTCATCAGAGGTATTGAAGTTATTTTTGTTCTTAACTCATATGACTGCTTTATTTGCAGCTGTTTTGATGGGACATATAATTGAGGTTTACGTTAGCTAAGAAGTTTTAGAGGTTCTATTTGGTCCCATCTGTAGCATTAACTGTTGAAATCATAGTACCATCTATAGTTTGTCAATCTTGATGGAAGACAATGTATGACTTGCACACACATCGCGtacaaatttttttaacattattTGGTGCTTATTAATGAAACTTTTTgacttaaatattcatattatccAATGGGCCCTCTcttgtttattaatttttgctTACCTCTTTTGAGTAATCTCTGCTCAATAATTACTTCTGACAGTCTTTCTTCAGCTATCACTCATTTTTTA
This genomic window contains:
- the LOC125854507 gene encoding probable glycosyltransferase STELLO2 codes for the protein MLVQDREDGVSKSPKGPKPIRERSSIPLSRTPNRFNGAKNLDFSTWVSENLYKILTILLLISTIAIFFYLRSAAGDTTTLLCLQSTQTHSIRPEFPKINWNNIPAILDKSTPYANFRSEKWVVVSVSDYPSDSLRKLGRIKGWQVLAVGNSKTPKDWNLKGTIFLSLEMQAKLGFRVVDYLPYDSYVRKTVGYLFAIQHGAKKILDVDDRGDVIDDDIGKHFDVELIGEDARQEVILQYSHDNPNRTVVNPYIHFGQRSVWPRGLPLENVGEIGHEEFYTEIFGGKQLIQQGISNGLPDVDSVFYFTRKAGFEAFDIRFDEHAPKVALPQGMMVPVNSFNTLFHSSAFWGLMLPVSVSTMASDVLRGYWTQRLLWEIGGYVVVYPPTIHRYDRIEGYPFSEEKDLHVNVGRLTKFLVAWRSSKHRLFEKILELSYAMAEEGFWTVQDVKFTAAWLQDLLAVGYMQPRLMSLELDRPRASIGHGDRKEFVPQKLPSVHLGVEEIGTVNYEIANLIKWRKNFGNVVLIIFCSGPVERTALEWRLLYGRIFKTVIILSDQKNVDLAVEKGNLDYMYRYAPKIFDRYTSAEGFLFLQDDTILNYWNLLQADKSKLWIANKVSKSWHAVPVANKSDWFVKQADVVKKVVATMPVHLQVNYKESMKSDEALTICSSEIFYIPRRFVSDFVDLVNLVGNLDMHHKVAMPMFFTAMDSPQNFDSVLNSMIYKKKPPGNLTTFYSAEAPAIHPWKVSSEQEFIKLIRVMAAGDPLLMELV